ACCCCGCCTTGTTGGCCAGGTAGTAGTTCGTCGCGAAGGTGATCGCCTCGCCGGCGCCGTTCGGCGACGTGGCATCGAAGAAGAACCGATGCTTTCCCGGGACCTGGTCGAACCAGTCATCCTGCGGATGCCGCGCCGGCTGCCACCTGGCGGGTTGCGGGGCGCCCTGCGCCGAGCCCTCGCGCGCGCCGAGCCCCAGGGCGGTGGAGAAGGCGGCGGCCCCCGCGCCCAGTCTCGTGAGGAAGGAGCGTCGCTCGAGCGGGGGCGGGAGCGGGAGCGGAGTGTCTGGCATCGGCGTGTGGGAGCGGGGAAGGCGAAGCGTCACGGCATCGTCGGCTGGCACCTGCCCGATGCAGCTGCCGACCGGTACCTACGCAGCGGACGGGATGGCCCGTTGGAGCAGTTCCTCCAGCGCGGTCAGCGGGATGGCGCCGCTCTGTCGGGCCACCTCCTTTCCGCTCTTGAACACGATCGTCGTCGGGATCCCGCGGATGCCGAAGGAGGCCGACGTCTGTTGCGCCAGGTCGGTGTTCAGCTTGGCGACCAGCGCCTGCCCGGTGTACTTCGCCGCGAGTTCGTCGACGGAGGGGGCCATCATCTTGCACGGGCCGCACCAGTCGGCATAGAAGTCGACCAGGACCGGGAGTTCGGACTCGGCGATGGTCCGGGCGAACGTGTCCTCGTACAGGGCGAAGGGGCGATCCAGGAGGATGAAGCGCCCGCACTCCCCGCACTTCGGGCGCTCGGTGGTCGCGCGGGGGGCGTCGACACGGTTCCAGGTGTGACAGAATTGGCAGCGAACGGTGAGGGCGTGTCCAGCAGGGATCATTGCGGTTTCCTCTGGTGCGTCGGTACGGATATATTATGCCACGCGCGCGGGGCGGTAGCTCAGTTGGGAGAGCGCGTGCTTTGCAAGCATGAGGTCAGGGGTTCGATTCCCCTCCGCTCCATTCCGCCGCGCCCCTCGATCTTCGCGATCGGGGGGCGCGGGTGCATTCAGGGGGTCCCTCATCTCCCCTGCGGGAAAACCGGAAGGGGGGCGCCCGGCAGCCGGGGCGCGCCGCCAGTTGCGCCTGCCGTCGAGAACGGCAACTTGTGGCGATCGGCACGCGACGGGTGCGGAGCACGTTCCGAGGAACCGGCAATCCCTTGGCTCCGTACGGGTGTCGAAGGGATAGCCCATGACGAACCCACCCCACCACCCCTCGGCCGTCGATTCGGTCGTCGAGCGCCTCCAGCGTGCGCTTGGCGACGCCTATCGCATCGACCGGGAGCTGGGGGGCGGGGGAATGTCCCGCGTCTTCCTCGCCCACCAGCGCTCGCTGTCGCGCGACGTGGTGGTGAAAGTCCTGCACGAGGACGTCGCCGAGGGGCTGTCGCGCGAGCGGTTCCGGCGCGAGGTGCTGATGTCGGCGAACCTCCAGCACCCCAACATCGTCGGCGTCATCGCCGCGGGCGACGCGGAGGGGCTGCCGTACTTCGTGATGCCGTACGTCGAGGGCGAGTCGCTGCGGTCGCGGCTGGTGTCGGAGCGGGCGCTCTCGGTCCCGATGACGGTCAGCATCCTGCGCGATGTCGCGCGCGCGCTCGCGTTCGCGCATGAACGCGGGGTGATGCACCGCGACATCAAGCC
This DNA window, taken from Gemmatimonadetes bacterium SCN 70-22, encodes the following:
- a CDS encoding thioredoxin, translated to MIPAGHALTVRCQFCHTWNRVDAPRATTERPKCGECGRFILLDRPFALYEDTFARTIAESELPVLVDFYADWCGPCKMMAPSVDELAAKYTGQALVAKLNTDLAQQTSASFGIRGIPTTIVFKSGKEVARQSGAIPLTALEELLQRAIPSAA